Genomic segment of Sebaldella sp. S0638:
AGGTGTAGGTTTTAGGGAATATATGGAACACTGGACGGAATGGGTACCAGATATAGCAAGAATTGTAATAGCATGTTTAAAAGTAAAGAGGTGTTGTGTAACAGGACAATCAGGGGCAGACATTCACCACGTTGAAAGTGTTGGAGCTTCCGGATATAATAGTTCATTTATAGATGATTTACTTGTATTGCCACTATGCCGGGAAATGCACAATAAAATACATAACATGGGAGATAAAAGTTTCATAGAATTGGAACATTTAGTTCCTGTCCCTGCTAAACTTGCAAAAGGAATATGGACAGATGAAGAAATAAAAAAAGAAATAGAATTTCATATCAATCCGAAGATAAATAGTGATTATCAAGGAGCAGGCTATGAAATTAAGTAAACGGGAAGAGGAGACAGAAAATTTATTGAAGCAGGGCCTTACTCAAAGGCAGATAGCATATAAATTAAAGATAACCAGAAGAACAGTGAGGGAATATATTAAACGAATAAATCAAAAGAAAAATCAAAAAGTGGGCGACAAAGGTATTGAAAAAAATAGTAATTAATAATATACTAGGAGTATAAGATGACAGAAAGCAAAAAAGAAAGATATATTAATTTTATTTTAAATAATAAAGAAGTTGAATATTTACTAGAAGATTTGATGAAATTAGAGAAAAAAGGATCAG
This window contains:
- a CDS encoding putative HNHc nuclease, whose protein sequence is MKKIDKIKGVFEIDMENNLVNYIITSTHTIQKNRIELMGNFIENANHNIEVEDRLTTAQREKIWCILDDFAYCLGGSKEEWREQLETRFCKERDLEYFSISEQKRDGASKKIATEFIQWLTELAIMEGVGFREYMEHWTEWVPDIARIVIACLKVKRCCVTGQSGADIHHVESVGASGYNSSFIDDLLVLPLCREMHNKIHNMGDKSFIELEHLVPVPAKLAKGIWTDEEIKKEIEFHINPKINSDYQGAGYEIK
- a CDS encoding LuxR C-terminal-related transcriptional regulator, whose protein sequence is MKLSKREEETENLLKQGLTQRQIAYKLKITRRTVREYIKRINQKKNQKVGDKGIEKNSN